From Salvelinus sp. IW2-2015 linkage group LG2, ASM291031v2, whole genome shotgun sequence, one genomic window encodes:
- the LOC111979737 gene encoding thioredoxin domain-containing protein 9, producing MASQSMEIMAKALEQQVLQSARMVEEQLDKELGKLERMDDDEMERLKERRMEGLKKSQKQKQEWLSKGHGEYKEIPSEKDFFPEVKESNRVVCHFYRDSTFRCKILDKHLGILAKKHLETKFIKLNVDKAPFLTERLRIKVIPTLALVKDGKTKDYVVGFTDLGNTDEFSTEVLEWRLGCSDVINYSGNLMEPPTLTQKSGSKFTKVEKTIRGRGHDSDSGSEDD from the exons ATGGCGAGTCAGTCGATGGAGATCATGGCCAAAGCGCTGGAGCAGCAAGTGCTGCAGTCAGCCAGGATGGTGGAGGAGCAGTTGGACAAAGAGCTGGGGAAGCTGGAGCGCATGGATGACGACGAGATGGAAaggctgaaggagaggaggatggagggccTCAAGAAATCCCAGAAACAGAAGCAG GAGTGGCTGTCTAAAGGGCATGGGGAGTATAAGGAAATCCCCAGTGAGAAAGATTTCTTCCCAGAGGTGAAGGAGAGCAATCGTGTGGTCTGCCATTTCTACAGAGACTCCACTTTCAG ATGCAAGATCCTGGACAAGCACCTGGGCATCCTGGCCAAGAAGCACCTGGAGACTAAGTTCATYAAGCTGAATGTGGACAAGGCGCCGTTCCTGACAGAGAGGCTGCGGATCAAGGTGATTCCCACGTTGGCGCTGGTTAAGGACGGGAAGACCAAGGATTACGTGGTGGGATTCACCGACCTGGGGAACACGGACGAGTTCTCCACAGAGGTGCTGGAGTGGAGATTGGGCTGCTCTGACGTCATCAACTACAG TGGTAACCTAATGGAGCCCCCCACCCTGACACAGAAATCTGGTTCAAAGTTCACCAAGGTGGAGAAGACCATCAGAGGGAGAGGACACGATTCAGACTCTGGTTCTGAAGATGACTAG